The Ignatzschineria rhizosphaerae genome contains a region encoding:
- a CDS encoding TetR/AcrR family transcriptional regulator has product MKNPYQRKKQPELVRSALIDNATQLILEQGVEQTSLQAVADATDITKGGLLHHFPTKMALLAAVYEKTILDLEAEIEVLIANDPHSYGRFTRAYIISSINGLRNKIPNQQIISAMLNTPGLSQIWSQWLEKKLALFKEDSLELELIRLTTDGIWFNALAGISLHNLTKIEQYLIAQTHNIQK; this is encoded by the coding sequence ATGAAAAATCCCTATCAACGTAAAAAACAACCCGAACTCGTTAGATCAGCGCTTATTGATAACGCAACACAGTTAATTCTAGAGCAAGGCGTGGAGCAAACCTCCCTACAGGCAGTTGCCGATGCAACCGACATTACAAAAGGGGGATTACTCCATCATTTCCCCACTAAAATGGCACTTTTAGCCGCTGTTTATGAAAAGACGATTCTTGACTTAGAAGCAGAGATTGAAGTACTAATTGCTAATGATCCTCATTCTTACGGACGATTTACCAGAGCTTATATTATTAGCTCCATCAATGGTTTAAGAAATAAAATCCCCAACCAACAGATTATCTCCGCAATGCTCAATACGCCAGGATTATCACAAATTTGGAGTCAATGGCTAGAAAAAAAACTAGCGCTTTTCAAAGAAGATTCGCTCGAACTTGAGCTCATTAGATTAACGACAGATGGTATATGGTTTAATGCCCTTGCCGGCATCTCCTTACACAATCTCACCAAGATTGAGCAATATCTTATTGCCCAAACTCACAATATCCAAAAGTAG
- a CDS encoding AraC family transcriptional regulator: protein MHFTDPSYLSRYFKKQTQMTLSEFRKQNL from the coding sequence CTGCATTTCACAGATCCCTCTTATCTCTCTCGTTATTTTAAAAAACAGACACAAATGACATTATCTGAATTTAGAAAACAGAACCTTTAA
- a CDS encoding D-2-hydroxyacid dehydrogenase produces MKKIVFLDQGTLSRFKLDFNFPYELTNIDNCPKDEVAKALEGHEIAITNKVVIDRAAMVANPQLKLIAVAATGYNVVDIAAAKELGIMVCNVAGYSTTAVAEHAFMMMISLMHRLPLYEPRMRDGEWQRSEFFSIFGAPIFELKGKTLGIFGKGSIGSQFAKYAQSFGMKVLFSERQNASEVREGYTPFEEVLTSSDVYSLHAPLTPETKDMISEAEIARMKDDVILLNVSRGGLINEAALAKALREGRVGGAGVDVLTTEPPKPDNPLLANDLGNFIITPHTAFASEEALDQLVALLMNNINQFVAGKPINIVN; encoded by the coding sequence ATGAAAAAGATTGTTTTTCTAGATCAAGGAACATTAAGCCGTTTTAAGTTGGATTTTAATTTTCCATATGAATTAACCAATATTGATAATTGCCCGAAAGATGAAGTAGCTAAGGCACTCGAAGGGCATGAGATTGCGATTACTAATAAAGTTGTGATTGATCGAGCAGCAATGGTTGCAAATCCTCAATTAAAACTTATTGCAGTTGCGGCAACAGGTTATAACGTTGTAGATATTGCGGCAGCGAAAGAGCTTGGCATTATGGTTTGTAATGTTGCGGGGTATAGTACAACTGCTGTTGCAGAACATGCTTTTATGATGATGATCTCTTTGATGCACCGTTTACCGCTTTATGAACCCCGAATGCGTGATGGTGAGTGGCAGCGATCTGAGTTTTTCTCAATTTTTGGGGCGCCTATCTTTGAGCTTAAAGGCAAGACGTTAGGGATCTTTGGTAAGGGAAGTATTGGGTCTCAGTTTGCAAAGTATGCACAGAGTTTTGGCATGAAAGTCCTCTTTTCAGAGCGTCAAAATGCAAGCGAAGTTCGTGAAGGGTATACGCCATTTGAAGAAGTTTTAACATCAAGTGATGTTTACTCGCTTCATGCACCCTTAACGCCAGAGACTAAAGATATGATTTCAGAGGCAGAAATTGCGCGCATGAAAGATGATGTGATTTTGTTAAATGTGAGTCGTGGTGGGTTAATTAATGAGGCTGCTTTAGCAAAAGCTCTACGTGAAGGACGCGTTGGTGGTGCAGGCGTTGATGTTTTAACAACAGAACCGCCAAAGCCTGATAATCCATTACTTGCAAACGATTTAGGAAACTTTATCATTACACCACATACCGCATTTGCAAGTGAAGAAGCGCTCGATCAGCTTGTGGCTCTTTTAATGAATAATATCAATCAGTTCGTTGCGGGAAAACCGATAAATATCGTTAACTAA
- a CDS encoding GNAT family N-acetyltransferase, translating to MPLETERMILRSFKKSDAKALYEYAKDDRIGPIAGWPPHQSEVESLEIIQTVFAAREVYAITLKDDLAKGQDHVIGMVGLLIGEDSNFAIAKDEAELAYWIGVPYWGKGLVLEASKAVIKHAFNHLGMRALWCGFYENNAQSFRAQEKCGFKIIRTEENQYNQFMDEYRKEHISFLSKETWRGSR from the coding sequence ATGCCGTTAGAAACAGAAAGAATGATCCTGCGCTCTTTTAAAAAGAGCGATGCAAAAGCCCTATATGAATATGCTAAAGATGATCGTATCGGTCCGATCGCCGGCTGGCCACCGCATCAATCAGAAGTTGAAAGTTTAGAGATTATTCAAACAGTTTTTGCCGCTCGAGAAGTTTACGCCATTACCCTAAAGGATGATTTAGCAAAAGGTCAGGACCATGTCATTGGCATGGTAGGATTACTTATTGGCGAAGATAGTAATTTTGCTATTGCAAAAGATGAAGCAGAATTAGCCTATTGGATTGGTGTCCCTTATTGGGGGAAAGGTTTAGTCCTTGAGGCTTCTAAAGCTGTGATTAAACATGCTTTTAATCACCTTGGGATGCGTGCATTATGGTGTGGTTTTTATGAAAATAACGCCCAGTCTTTTAGAGCACAGGAAAAATGTGGCTTTAAGATCATTCGCACGGAGGAGAATCAATATAATCAGTTTATGGATGAGTATCGAAAAGAGCATATTAGCTTCTTATCTAAAGAAACATGGCGAGGCTCTCGATAA
- a CDS encoding SirB2 family protein — MLAEAYMGIKHTHIMLAAFSIIFFNFRFWKYFLVKRPKWTRIVPHVVDTFLLLTGILLAVTLSINPFSANGSWLGVKLLFVVLYIVFAFFAMRQRLVLSSRLIAYLVANFMAMGVVYMALMRPYLF, encoded by the coding sequence ATGTTAGCAGAAGCCTATATGGGAATAAAACATACGCATATTATGTTGGCCGCTTTTTCAATCATCTTTTTTAATTTTCGTTTTTGGAAATATTTTTTAGTAAAAAGACCGAAATGGACACGCATCGTGCCGCATGTTGTTGATACGTTTCTTTTGTTAACAGGGATTTTATTGGCTGTAACATTAAGCATTAATCCATTTAGCGCAAATGGTAGTTGGCTTGGTGTTAAATTGCTTTTTGTCGTACTCTATATTGTCTTTGCTTTCTTCGCAATGAGACAGCGTTTGGTGCTTTCTAGTCGTTTAATCGCTTATTTAGTGGCTAACTTTATGGCAATGGGCGTTGTATATATGGCGCTCATGAGACCATATCTGTTTTAA
- a CDS encoding AraC family transcriptional regulator: protein MAWIESDAKFDADKMMQPIIGIASKLVRHDSGLHQHQKGQFLFSEKGAMTIILGDSMSVLPPQRLAWIPPGLIHRVQLREVVNYRSIYIDASIFTHLPKGHTIWHVTPLLRAVLEMIALSDWDTNWELGTRENHWLQVLWDELTFGKTENIQLPLPEDYRFQKLNFSALPPELKELTKIVGASEKTITRIFQKETGLGYQAWRQQWRLLKAIELLSDELPLMDIAIELGFSNDSAFAQFFKRMTGKTPKQYL, encoded by the coding sequence ATGGCGTGGATAGAATCAGATGCAAAGTTTGATGCAGATAAGATGATGCAGCCCATTATCGGAATCGCCTCGAAGCTTGTTCGGCATGATTCAGGGCTTCATCAGCATCAAAAAGGGCAGTTCCTCTTTTCAGAAAAAGGGGCGATGACTATTATTTTAGGGGATTCAATGTCGGTCCTACCGCCACAGCGTCTTGCATGGATTCCGCCCGGGCTTATCCATCGGGTGCAATTGCGGGAAGTTGTGAATTATCGCTCGATCTATATTGATGCAAGCATTTTTACGCATCTTCCAAAGGGTCATACAATTTGGCATGTGACCCCTTTGTTGCGTGCAGTATTAGAGATGATTGCGCTATCAGATTGGGATACCAACTGGGAGCTTGGTACCCGAGAAAACCATTGGCTTCAAGTATTATGGGATGAGTTAACCTTTGGTAAAACAGAAAATATTCAACTTCCGTTACCAGAAGATTACCGTTTTCAGAAACTTAATTTTTCTGCATTACCACCAGAGCTTAAGGAATTGACGAAAATAGTGGGCGCTAGTGAAAAGACGATTACACGTATTTTTCAGAAAGAGACCGGTCTAGGTTATCAAGCGTGGCGCCAGCAGTGGCGATTACTCAAAGCCATCGAGCTTTTAAGTGATGAATTGCCCTTAATGGATATTGCAATTGAATTAGGATTTTCCAATGATAGTGCTTTTGCGCAGTTTTTTAAAAGAATGACTGGCAAAACGCCGAAGCAGTATTTGTAA
- the smpB gene encoding SsrA-binding protein SmpB has product MSKKKGQQGSAQIAGNRRAYHDYFIEEKIEAGVELQGWEVKSLREGQGQLSEAYVQVKNGEVFLIGSRITPLLSASTHIFADDTRTRKLFLHRREIDRLVGAVDQKGYTLVPLSLYWKKGMVKVEVGLAKGKKDHDKRATIKERDWDREKQRLMRHEHR; this is encoded by the coding sequence ATGTCTAAGAAAAAAGGACAACAAGGTAGCGCGCAGATTGCCGGCAATCGCCGCGCTTATCATGATTATTTTATTGAAGAAAAGATTGAAGCCGGTGTTGAGCTTCAAGGCTGGGAAGTAAAGAGTCTACGAGAGGGGCAAGGGCAGCTATCAGAAGCGTATGTACAAGTTAAAAATGGAGAGGTGTTTTTGATAGGATCAAGAATTACGCCATTACTTTCTGCTTCTACCCATATCTTTGCCGATGATACAAGAACTCGAAAGCTCTTCCTTCATCGTCGAGAGATTGACCGCTTAGTAGGTGCTGTGGATCAAAAAGGATATACCTTAGTGCCATTAAGCCTCTATTGGAAGAAGGGAATGGTGAAGGTTGAAGTTGGCCTTGCGAAGGGTAAGAAAGACCATGATAAGCGGGCAACGATTAAAGAGCGTGACTGGGATCGTGAAAAACAGCGCTTAATGCGCCACGAGCATCGCTAG
- a CDS encoding multidrug effflux MFS transporter: MNNNIKATFTQQLPLLLLIMLVMFPQIVETIYSPALPLIAEGFTVSQSIAAQTLSVYFIAFAFGVTVWGLLSDRIGRRKTTMIALTLYIFATIFALLSPNFTLLLSARILMAFAAAIGSIGTQTIIRDQFSGDRLRYIFSLIGIALAISPILGLILGVLMVQLGGYHAVFSLLTAIGTVLLIWSLIKLPETMPENHIIHPFWQTLKAMMQDRMIWQYASLIAAFNIMLFSYYQLAPFIFETLQLDNRLYGFSGILLGSGTFLGAFLNNRLINRYQLSGEKLISLATTLALISAILLLMLESSWLFMLPMTGIMLAYSMAIPNILSLVLKNYQHTLGTAGAILGFIYYCLIGLGLIFVGMMTSLGIALLIFAGIAMMIQLLPIKQNP; this comes from the coding sequence GTGAACAACAACATCAAAGCAACATTCACTCAGCAATTACCGCTATTACTCTTAATAATGCTAGTAATGTTTCCCCAAATTGTGGAAACTATTTATAGTCCTGCACTACCACTCATTGCTGAGGGATTTACCGTTTCACAAAGTATTGCGGCACAAACGCTATCGGTCTACTTTATCGCTTTTGCATTTGGCGTTACCGTATGGGGATTACTATCGGATCGAATCGGCCGGCGAAAGACTACGATGATTGCGCTCACGCTCTATATCTTTGCCACCATTTTTGCGCTATTGTCACCCAATTTCACATTACTCCTTAGCGCAAGGATTCTTATGGCATTTGCCGCAGCCATCGGCTCTATCGGCACTCAAACGATAATTCGAGATCAATTTAGTGGGGATAGACTCCGCTATATCTTTTCCCTTATTGGCATTGCGCTGGCAATAAGCCCTATTTTAGGACTCATTTTAGGCGTTCTCATGGTACAACTAGGCGGTTACCATGCTGTTTTTTCGCTCTTAACCGCTATCGGTACAGTGCTTTTGATCTGGTCTTTGATAAAGTTACCAGAAACCATGCCAGAAAATCATATCATCCATCCTTTTTGGCAAACTCTAAAAGCGATGATGCAAGATCGTATGATTTGGCAATATGCCTCATTAATCGCCGCCTTTAACATTATGCTCTTTAGTTATTATCAATTAGCGCCTTTTATTTTTGAAACATTGCAATTAGATAATAGGCTCTATGGCTTTAGTGGCATCTTATTAGGCTCTGGGACTTTCTTAGGTGCTTTTTTAAATAATCGCTTAATCAATCGCTATCAGCTAAGCGGAGAAAAATTAATCTCCCTCGCTACTACACTGGCCTTGATCTCTGCGATTTTATTATTAATGCTTGAATCTAGCTGGCTTTTTATGCTCCCTATGACCGGCATTATGCTTGCTTATAGTATGGCGATTCCAAATATTCTATCGCTTGTTTTAAAAAACTATCAACATACCTTAGGCACGGCAGGGGCAATTTTAGGTTTTATCTATTATTGCCTCATTGGACTTGGATTAATCTTTGTAGGAATGATGACATCCCTTGGCATTGCGCTCTTAATATTTGCCGGCATTGCGATGATGATTCAGCTTCTTCCGATTAAGCAAAATCCATAA
- a CDS encoding AraC family transcriptional regulator — MIHELEDTPRRVVALATDYEDGTYLKPHAHRRSQFLYSMQGMMEVETSAGKWLVLPYRGVWIPAGEIHSVMMLNASTRSLYIDTTEEMIRGDICEVVTVSPLLHSLLLEAVKLPRLYDLSGREGALVTLLLHEVHLAKSLPFYTPLPSHLGLLSLCQAFIQNPTITSSPLEWAKKLNRSPRTFTRFFQTELGMTFSEWRQHVVLMSALIRLGKKEPITTIALTLGYESPSAFSVMFKKALGTSPSEFIK; from the coding sequence ATGATTCATGAATTAGAAGATACCCCAAGAAGGGTTGTGGCTTTAGCGACAGATTATGAAGACGGTACTTATCTAAAACCTCATGCCCATCGGCGCTCACAGTTTCTTTATAGTATGCAAGGCATGATGGAGGTAGAAACGTCTGCGGGTAAATGGTTGGTATTGCCTTATCGTGGTGTTTGGATTCCTGCAGGAGAGATCCATTCTGTGATGATGCTAAATGCATCCACTAGAAGTCTGTATATTGATACTACTGAGGAGATGATACGAGGAGATATCTGTGAAGTCGTGACCGTTTCCCCTTTATTGCATTCATTACTGCTTGAGGCTGTAAAATTACCCCGTTTATATGATCTTTCAGGAAGAGAGGGCGCATTAGTCACACTTTTATTGCATGAAGTTCATTTAGCAAAATCACTCCCTTTTTATACCCCTTTACCTAGTCATCTAGGGTTACTTTCGCTGTGTCAGGCATTTATCCAAAACCCTACAATAACAAGTTCTCCCCTTGAATGGGCAAAGAAGCTTAATCGTTCTCCTCGCACCTTTACCCGCTTTTTTCAAACAGAGCTTGGGATGACATTTAGTGAGTGGAGGCAACATGTGGTGTTAATGTCTGCATTGATAAGGTTAGGAAAAAAAGAGCCGATCACAACAATCGCTTTAACACTTGGTTATGAGAGCCCTAGCGCTTTTTCGGTAATGTTTAAAAAAGCGCTAGGAACTTCTCCTAGTGAGTTTATCAAGTAG
- a CDS encoding PadR family transcriptional regulator, protein MQEKKDELPVVKGQEASHGKRLKRLFERGDLQLLILLQLKTQNAHGYELMKLINEQTAGIYEPSPGVLYPTLSMLEDQGFIEQDTSEVRRKIYRITTIGQVFLKEHYPRVEQIKARLSSIDLLQNKMGTSDGLNEAIGKFKMLIRHQICQDQLSKAQMNQIIEIIHRATDDIEKAYQKIINQ, encoded by the coding sequence ATGCAAGAGAAAAAGGATGAATTGCCAGTGGTAAAAGGGCAGGAAGCATCTCATGGTAAACGGTTAAAGAGACTGTTTGAACGAGGTGATCTTCAGCTATTGATATTACTGCAATTGAAGACTCAAAATGCCCATGGTTATGAGTTAATGAAACTGATTAACGAGCAGACTGCTGGCATTTATGAGCCAAGCCCTGGCGTTTTATATCCCACATTGTCAATGCTAGAAGATCAAGGCTTTATTGAGCAAGATACCAGCGAAGTTAGACGAAAGATTTATAGGATTACCACAATAGGGCAAGTTTTTTTAAAAGAGCACTATCCTCGTGTAGAACAGATCAAAGCACGATTGAGCTCCATTGATTTGCTACAAAATAAGATGGGAACATCTGATGGACTTAATGAAGCGATTGGAAAGTTTAAGATGTTAATACGACATCAAATTTGCCAAGATCAGCTCTCTAAAGCGCAGATGAACCAAATTATTGAGATTATCCATCGTGCAACAGATGATATTGAGAAAGCCTATCAAAAGATTATTAATCAGTAG
- a CDS encoding sulfite exporter TauE/SafE family protein, giving the protein MTILIFFGILSGITTILFGFGGGFVTVPLLYTYLLLHYPDGDIPLYAMQISVATSALIMIFSASISSFQSHKKGLIDWQIIKPLLFSISLGGCLGAFIASIVQGEWIRWIFIIYLAITILDALFSKSFTTQNPNMARNLKRKYDAILGVFIGSIAAFLGVGGSIMTVPLMRKRCALMQEAAAMANPLTLPMAITTTIVYLLISTSEGLQFGSGFLGFLYLKAAGILILSAWIGIKIGAKIQHFIPDKIYARAYPFLLMIVLAVMLFQ; this is encoded by the coding sequence ATGACGATTCTCATCTTTTTTGGCATTCTTTCGGGCATTACCACTATCCTCTTTGGGTTTGGTGGCGGATTTGTAACGGTTCCCCTTCTTTATACTTATCTTTTATTACACTATCCTGATGGGGATATTCCACTCTATGCCATGCAGATCTCGGTGGCCACCTCTGCCCTTATTATGATTTTTTCCGCCTCTATTTCAAGCTTTCAATCCCATAAAAAAGGGTTGATTGATTGGCAAATTATTAAACCACTCCTCTTTAGCATCTCTCTTGGCGGATGTTTAGGGGCTTTTATTGCATCCATCGTTCAAGGAGAGTGGATTCGCTGGATCTTTATTATCTATCTTGCAATCACAATCTTAGATGCTCTTTTTTCTAAAAGTTTTACCACTCAAAACCCCAATATGGCTCGCAATCTTAAAAGAAAATATGATGCTATTTTAGGTGTTTTTATTGGGTCAATCGCCGCTTTTCTTGGTGTTGGCGGAAGTATCATGACGGTTCCACTGATGCGAAAACGCTGCGCCTTAATGCAAGAAGCCGCAGCCATGGCAAATCCCCTAACCTTGCCGATGGCGATTACTACCACTATCGTTTACCTTCTAATTTCCACCTCAGAAGGGCTTCAATTTGGGAGTGGTTTTTTAGGGTTTCTCTACCTCAAAGCTGCTGGCATTTTAATTTTGAGCGCTTGGATCGGCATTAAAATAGGGGCTAAAATCCAACATTTTATCCCCGATAAGATCTATGCCCGTGCTTACCCATTTCTCTTAATGATTGTTCTTGCCGTAATGCTATTTCAATAA
- a CDS encoding DUF2798 domain-containing protein, whose amino-acid sequence MTQATLDRFKLPPAAMHFLVPLFLSCAMSCIVSLISTLRSLGFGDFELVGWLLSWMLSWAIAFPCVLIILPIARKHALKLVKQ is encoded by the coding sequence ATGACTCAAGCAACATTGGACCGTTTTAAGTTACCACCTGCAGCAATGCATTTTTTAGTACCACTTTTTTTATCATGCGCAATGTCGTGCATTGTTTCTCTAATCAGTACGCTTCGTAGTTTGGGATTTGGAGATTTTGAATTAGTGGGATGGTTGTTATCATGGATGTTATCGTGGGCAATTGCATTTCCCTGTGTATTGATTATTTTACCAATTGCTAGAAAGCATGCTTTAAAGTTGGTTAAACAATAA
- the ycaC gene encoding isochorismate family cysteine hydrolase YcaC, producing MKKEYVRLNREDAVVLLVDHQAGLLSLVRDIEPDKFKNNVLALAESAKYFNLPTILTTSFEDGPNGPLIPELVEMFPNAPFIARPGQINAWDNEGFVKAIKATGKKQLIIAGVVTEVCVAFPALSALEEGYDVFVVTDASGTFNQITRDAAWERMIANGAQMMSWFGVACELHRDWRNDVEGLGALFTKYISDYKNLMTSYTMQNSK from the coding sequence ATGAAAAAAGAGTACGTTCGTTTAAATAGAGAAGATGCTGTTGTGTTACTTGTTGATCATCAAGCGGGATTATTATCCTTAGTCCGTGATATTGAGCCTGATAAATTTAAAAATAATGTTCTAGCGCTTGCTGAATCTGCCAAATATTTCAATCTCCCGACAATTTTAACTACCAGCTTTGAAGATGGTCCTAATGGTCCTTTAATCCCTGAGCTAGTAGAGATGTTCCCTAATGCCCCATTTATCGCAAGACCAGGTCAAATCAATGCTTGGGATAATGAGGGATTTGTCAAAGCGATTAAAGCTACAGGAAAAAAACAACTCATTATTGCCGGCGTTGTCACCGAAGTCTGTGTTGCCTTTCCTGCCCTTTCTGCATTAGAAGAAGGCTATGACGTATTTGTCGTTACAGATGCTTCAGGAACATTTAATCAAATAACGCGTGATGCTGCGTGGGAGAGAATGATCGCCAATGGTGCCCAGATGATGTCATGGTTTGGCGTTGCTTGTGAGCTGCATAGAGATTGGCGTAATGATGTGGAAGGATTAGGAGCGCTCTTTACCAAATATATCTCTGATTATAAAAACTTAATGACAAGCTATACAATGCAAAATTCAAAATAA
- a CDS encoding YbaK/EbsC family protein, translating into MGNTPTHPAITRVAKFLAQKSHPHRPIMLDDSARTAQEAADSLQCEISQIAKSIIFHNLVNDEAILVIISGDKRVDEKKVTALLEISRSKLGKASADFVREKTGFAIGGVSPVAHTSTCKIFLDESLKRFEVIWAAAGHPKAVFQASPQALEMMVDATWVSVASE; encoded by the coding sequence ATGGGAAACACCCCCACACATCCAGCGATAACAAGAGTAGCAAAATTTTTAGCTCAAAAATCTCACCCTCACAGACCGATTATGCTTGATGATTCGGCGCGAACAGCGCAAGAAGCTGCTGATAGTCTACAATGCGAAATCTCTCAAATTGCAAAGAGCATTATCTTTCATAATCTTGTCAATGATGAGGCTATTTTAGTCATTATCAGTGGGGATAAACGTGTTGATGAAAAGAAAGTAACAGCCCTTTTGGAGATCTCCCGCAGTAAACTCGGGAAAGCGAGCGCTGATTTTGTAAGAGAAAAAACAGGATTTGCCATTGGCGGCGTATCACCAGTAGCGCATACATCAACTTGTAAAATATTTCTTGATGAGTCACTCAAACGATTTGAAGTCATTTGGGCCGCAGCAGGTCACCCTAAAGCCGTATTCCAAGCGTCTCCTCAAGCCCTTGAAATGATGGTAGATGCGACTTGGGTTTCTGTCGCTAGTGAATAG
- a CDS encoding GNAT family N-acetyltransferase, translated as MGNMPKLETERLVLRPLVLDDALRIFHNFSQDCVTEFYDLATFTQIEEAIDLIKIWNQRTASGEGLRWAIAYKTSPEFLIGTCGFHNFSKENNRAEIGYELSPEEWGKGLMTEAIQGIIAYGFETLKLHRIEAFIDPLNHASRALLHKNGMQTEGILRDYFFEKERFVDAEMLSILKSEYQVD; from the coding sequence ATGGGAAATATGCCAAAATTAGAGACAGAGCGTTTGGTATTACGTCCGTTGGTATTAGATGATGCCCTGCGAATTTTTCATAATTTTTCGCAAGATTGTGTAACAGAATTTTATGATCTAGCAACCTTTACTCAAATAGAAGAAGCGATTGATTTGATTAAAATTTGGAATCAAAGAACCGCTTCAGGTGAAGGTTTACGTTGGGCAATTGCTTATAAAACATCGCCAGAATTCCTAATAGGAACCTGTGGTTTTCATAATTTTTCTAAAGAGAATAATCGTGCTGAGATCGGTTATGAATTATCCCCAGAAGAGTGGGGGAAAGGTTTAATGACCGAAGCGATTCAAGGTATTATTGCCTATGGATTTGAGACTCTAAAGCTTCATCGTATAGAAGCTTTTATTGATCCTTTAAATCATGCATCACGAGCATTGCTGCATAAAAATGGAATGCAAACAGAAGGCATTTTACGAGATTACTTCTTTGAAAAAGAGCGATTTGTAGATGCAGAAATGCTCTCCATTTTAAAGTCAGAATATCAAGTCGATTAA
- a CDS encoding DMT family transporter: MNPLIFGYSMLSLAIILEVFATSFLVKSEQFTKVVPSILVAILYAASFYCLSHTLKVVPVGIAYGIWSGVGILLVTLVGYFWFKQAIDIPAAIGLAFIALGVVIINVFSKAI, translated from the coding sequence ATGAATCCATTAATTTTTGGCTACTCAATGCTCAGCCTTGCCATCATCCTAGAAGTCTTTGCAACTTCATTTTTAGTAAAATCAGAGCAATTTACCAAAGTCGTTCCCTCTATTTTGGTCGCTATCCTCTATGCTGCTTCCTTTTACTGCTTATCTCACACATTAAAAGTTGTTCCCGTAGGAATTGCTTATGGGATCTGGAGCGGCGTTGGGATTTTACTTGTGACCTTAGTTGGGTACTTTTGGTTTAAGCAGGCGATCGATATTCCGGCTGCGATTGGACTTGCTTTTATTGCACTTGGCGTTGTGATTATTAATGTTTTTTCTAAAGCGATCTAA
- a CDS encoding AzlD domain-containing protein, with the protein MSWMLIIGMTFILFFNRYFFLEPKVAVKLPIFIERMLRYAAPCLLSVICIPIIFFDAEGSIKPFLNNAYLYAAIFACIISLKIRNVLLSLICSMVFFYILLFLL; encoded by the coding sequence ATGTCATGGATGTTAATTATTGGAATGACCTTCATTCTCTTCTTTAACCGCTACTTCTTCTTAGAGCCTAAAGTTGCGGTAAAGTTGCCGATATTTATTGAGAGAATGCTGCGTTATGCTGCGCCTTGTCTTCTTAGCGTCATCTGTATTCCCATTATCTTTTTTGATGCCGAGGGAAGTATTAAGCCTTTTTTAAATAATGCGTATCTTTATGCGGCAATCTTTGCTTGTATCATTTCATTAAAGATCCGTAACGTACTTTTAAGTCTTATTTGCAGCATGGTTTTTTTCTATATTTTGCTATTTCTGCTGTAA